In one Lolium rigidum isolate FL_2022 chromosome 3, APGP_CSIRO_Lrig_0.1, whole genome shotgun sequence genomic region, the following are encoded:
- the LOC124695659 gene encoding CST complex subunit STN1 produces MDSLHLIHVKLLAADLLSLTARHTSPPSFVRCGRTVARAEVVGVVVSRDRREKFLRFLVDDGTGCVPCVLWLNHHYMNANSTSGAVDSDPTGEMALKMSELVRLGTLLRVRGRIVMYRGATQIAVRDVVLEKDPNVEVLHWLQCVHLAKECYDLPPPSD; encoded by the coding sequence ATGGACTCCCTTCATCTCATCCACGTGAAGCTTCTAGCCGCCGACCTTCTCTCGCTAACTGCCCGACATACATCGCCGCCTTCCTTTGTTCGCTGTGGCCGTACCGTTGCGCGCGCAGAGGTCGTCGGGGTTGTGGTTTCGCGTGATCGCAGGGAGAAGTTTCTCCGCTTCCTGGTTGACGATGGCACCGGCTGTGTTCCATGTGTCCTCTGGCTGAACCACCACTACATGAATGCAAACAGTACATCCGGGGCAGTGGATTCTGATCCAACTGGAGAAATGGCGTTGAAGATGTCGGAGCTGGTGCGCCTGGGCACTCTGTTGAGGGTTCGAGGGAGGATCGTCATGTATCGTGGAGCAACCCAGATTGCTGTTAGAGACGTGGTTCTGGAGAAGGACCCTAATGTGGAGGTTCTACACTGGTTGCAGTGTGTTCACTTGGCCAAGGAATGTTATGATTTACCACCGCCTTCTGATTGA